The nucleotide window ACAGTCCACGTGCGCGTAGTGCCGCTTCTCCGTCTCGTACTCCACGTGGCTGATCGCGATCGTGATCCCCCGCTCCTTCTCCTCCGGCGCGTTGTCGATCTCATAAAACCCCAGCGCCTTCGTCTTCCCCAAACTCGCCAACACCCCCGTGATCGCCGCCGTCAACGTCGTCTTCCCGTGATCCACGTGCCCGATCGTCCCCACATTGACGTGCGGCTTCGTCCGCTCAAACTTCGCCTTCGCCATCGCCAGCCTCCGTTCGCGGCCCTACCCGCGCCCTACTC belongs to bacterium and includes:
- a CDS encoding GTP-binding protein, with translation MAKAKFERTKPHVNVGTIGHVDHGKTTLTAAITGVLASLGKTKALGFYEIDNAPEEKERGITIAISHVEYETEKRHYAHVDC